One Prosthecobacter dejongeii DNA window includes the following coding sequences:
- a CDS encoding ferritin, with protein MTLNPKLTQLLNEQINNEMSSSYVYLAMAAWFEQTPYMGFASWMFNQSREETMHALKFYQYVVDRDAVVVLQPIAQPKATFESPIDVFEHSLKQEQLVTQQINDLYDVAEQVKDHSSKNLLLWFLNEQIEEEKTVRDMLDRLRLAGTDPASLLVLDREAAQRQSPTGSGGHGGHGK; from the coding sequence ATGACCTTGAATCCCAAACTGACCCAACTGCTCAATGAGCAGATCAACAATGAAATGTCTTCTAGCTACGTTTACCTCGCCATGGCTGCGTGGTTCGAGCAGACCCCCTACATGGGCTTTGCTAGCTGGATGTTTAATCAGAGCCGTGAGGAAACCATGCATGCCTTGAAGTTCTACCAATACGTGGTGGATCGTGATGCCGTGGTCGTTCTTCAGCCCATCGCTCAGCCAAAAGCCACCTTCGAATCTCCCATTGATGTCTTTGAACACAGCCTCAAACAAGAACAGTTGGTCACTCAGCAGATCAACGATCTTTATGACGTAGCAGAGCAGGTCAAGGATCACTCATCCAAGAATCTCCTTCTCTGGTTCCTAAACGAACAGATCGAAGAAGAAAAAACAGTTCGTGACATGCTGGACCGCCTGAGACTTGCTGGCACAGATCCAGCCAGCTTGCTCGTCTTGGATCGCGAAGCCGCCCAGCGGCAGAGCCCTACGGGCTCAGGGGGTCACGGCGGACACGGTAAATGA